Proteins found in one Methylobacterium sp. CB376 genomic segment:
- a CDS encoding HD-GYP domain-containing protein, with product MRALVLDDAELNNLLMVEALRPIADCAPDAFTRPAEALAHIRAHGPEIGIVLTDYEMPEMDGLAFIRAARAIPGFAHVPIVMVTSFDARALRREALEAGATDFVNKPCDPLEIRARVTNLLALSRAYREQEERAAWLAREVAAAVSLVEAREREIVTLLMRAAEHRDTDTGDHVARVAGYVGLIAEAMGFPPDRGRLISLASTMHDVGKIAIPDAILLKRGPLSAAERREMERHAERGERMLESSSSEVVRLAAEIAGTHHERWDGTGYPRGLKGEEIPLSGRIVAVADVFDALTSARPYKAAWSLEAARDHVRAQAGTHFDPAVVEAFLGRWPAVEALALGGAKAA from the coding sequence ATGCGCGCGCTCGTGCTCGACGATGCCGAACTCAACAACCTCCTGATGGTGGAAGCCCTGCGGCCGATCGCGGATTGCGCCCCGGACGCCTTCACGCGCCCGGCGGAGGCGCTCGCCCACATCCGCGCGCACGGGCCCGAGATCGGGATCGTGCTCACCGATTACGAGATGCCCGAGATGGACGGCCTCGCCTTCATCCGGGCCGCGCGGGCGATCCCGGGCTTCGCCCACGTGCCGATCGTGATGGTGACGAGCTTCGACGCGCGGGCGCTGCGGCGCGAGGCGCTCGAGGCGGGCGCGACCGACTTCGTGAACAAGCCCTGCGACCCGCTGGAGATCCGCGCCCGCGTCACCAACCTGCTGGCGCTGAGCCGCGCCTATCGCGAGCAGGAGGAGCGGGCGGCCTGGCTCGCCCGCGAGGTGGCGGCCGCGGTCTCCCTGGTGGAGGCCCGCGAGCGCGAGATCGTCACCCTGCTGATGCGGGCCGCCGAGCACCGCGACACCGATACCGGGGACCACGTGGCGCGGGTCGCCGGCTATGTCGGGCTGATCGCCGAGGCGATGGGCTTCCCGCCCGACCGCGGCCGCCTGATCAGCCTCGCCTCGACCATGCACGACGTCGGCAAGATCGCCATCCCCGACGCGATCCTGTTGAAGCGCGGCCCCCTCAGCGCGGCCGAGCGGCGGGAGATGGAGCGCCACGCCGAGCGCGGGGAGCGCATGCTGGAGAGCAGCTCTTCCGAGGTGGTGCGGCTCGCCGCCGAGATCGCCGGCACCCACCACGAGCGCTGGGACGGCACCGGCTATCCGCGCGGGCTGAAGGGGGAGGAGATCCCGCTCTCGGGCCGCATCGTCGCCGTGGCGGACGTGTTCGACGCCCTCACCAGCGCGCGGCCCTACAAGGCCGCCTGGTCCCTGGAGGCGGCGCGCGACCACGTGCGGGCCCAGGCCGGCACGCATTTCGACCCGGCGGTGGTCGAGGCCTTCCTCGGCCGCTGGCCCGCGGTCGAGGCCTTGGCCCTCGGCGGGGCGAAGGCCGCATGA
- a CDS encoding NAD(P)H-dependent flavin oxidoreductase, whose translation MALPESLAGALALPVIASPMFIVSGPDLVIAQCLGGIVGSFPALNARPKEALDGWLTRIGEALAAAKAAEPDRIVAPYAVNQIVHASNDRLDHDLEICARHQVPIIITSLRAPDTVVAAVHGWGGLVFHDVTTVRHAEKALEAGVDGLILVCAGAGGHAGALSPFALVGEVRRFYDGPLILSGAITTGAAILAAQAMGADLAYMGTRFIATAEANAAPAYKEMIVETRAADVVYTPFFTGVPGNYLKPSIAAAGLDPDALPHADKSRMDFGSGRTKAWRDIWGAGQGVGTIDEVLPAAEVIARLKRDYAAARERLLGRGRAV comes from the coding sequence ATGGCCCTCCCCGAAAGCCTCGCCGGCGCCCTGGCGCTCCCCGTGATCGCCTCGCCGATGTTCATCGTGTCGGGGCCGGACTTGGTGATCGCGCAGTGCCTGGGGGGCATCGTCGGCTCCTTCCCGGCCCTCAACGCGAGGCCGAAGGAGGCCCTCGACGGGTGGCTGACCCGGATCGGCGAGGCCCTCGCCGCCGCCAAGGCGGCGGAGCCGGACCGGATCGTCGCGCCCTACGCGGTCAACCAGATCGTGCACGCCTCGAACGACCGGCTGGATCACGACCTGGAAATCTGTGCCCGCCACCAGGTGCCGATCATCATCACCTCGCTGCGGGCACCGGACACGGTGGTGGCGGCGGTGCATGGCTGGGGCGGCCTCGTCTTCCACGACGTGACCACCGTGCGCCACGCCGAGAAGGCCCTGGAGGCCGGGGTCGACGGGCTGATCCTGGTCTGCGCCGGGGCGGGCGGACACGCGGGGGCGCTCAGCCCCTTCGCGCTGGTCGGCGAGGTGCGCCGCTTCTACGACGGGCCGCTGATCCTGTCGGGGGCGATCACCACCGGCGCGGCGATCCTGGCCGCCCAGGCGATGGGCGCCGACCTCGCCTATATGGGCACCCGCTTCATCGCCACCGCCGAGGCGAACGCGGCCCCCGCCTACAAGGAGATGATCGTCGAAACCCGCGCGGCGGACGTGGTCTACACGCCCTTCTTCACGGGCGTGCCGGGCAATTACCTAAAGCCCAGCATCGCGGCGGCCGGGCTCGACCCCGACGCGCTGCCGCACGCGGACAAGAGCCGGATGGATTTCGGCTCCGGGCGGACCAAGGCGTGGCGCGACATCTGGGGCGCCGGGCAGGGCGTCGGCACGATCGACGAGGTGCTGCCGGCCGCGGAAGTGATCGCGCGGCTGAAGCGGGACTACGCGGCGGCGCGGGAGCGGTTGCTCGGGCGCGGGCGAGCGGTCTAG
- a CDS encoding Zn-dependent hydrolase: protein MATNLSVNGSRLWDTLMVSAGIGTGPRGGIRRLTLTEPDRVMRDRLKAWAEEGGYALSIDRLGSMVLRRPGTEPDLPPVVIGSHLDTQWAGGRFDGILGVLAGLEVLRTLDDLGLSTRRSIEVVNWTNEEGARFSPPMLCSLAWSGQQSPEWVEGRVDRDGIRFGDALAGIGYRGPEPVGGRAIDAYFELHIEQGPALDRAGVPVGIVTGGFPSCGMRIAVEGETAHTGPTPMAERHNALVGAAMVAVAVNEIGWAHAEADAKATAARLDLVPNLPGTLSEYAELFIDMRAPEVERLETMKAALRAALPDCAERSRTAIRIAEEWGFGVFQFDDGLIALLRETAARLAVPTMDLRSQAGHDAYHVARVAPACMIFTPCKGGITHNEAEAIDLAETLPGVNLLLHAALARANR from the coding sequence ATGGCGACCAACCTCTCCGTGAACGGCTCCCGGCTCTGGGACACGCTGATGGTCTCGGCCGGCATCGGCACCGGGCCGCGCGGCGGCATCCGGCGCCTCACCCTCACCGAGCCCGACCGGGTCATGCGCGACCGGCTCAAGGCCTGGGCCGAGGAGGGCGGCTACGCCCTGTCGATCGACCGGCTCGGCAGCATGGTCCTGCGCCGCCCCGGCACCGAGCCCGACCTGCCCCCCGTGGTCATCGGCAGCCACCTCGACACCCAGTGGGCGGGCGGGCGCTTCGACGGGATCCTGGGCGTGCTCGCCGGGCTCGAAGTGCTGCGCACCCTCGACGATCTCGGCCTCTCCACCCGCCGCAGCATCGAGGTGGTGAACTGGACCAACGAGGAGGGCGCGCGCTTCTCGCCGCCGATGCTCTGCTCCCTCGCCTGGTCGGGCCAGCAGAGTCCCGAATGGGTCGAGGGCCGGGTCGACCGGGACGGGATCCGCTTCGGCGACGCCCTCGCGGGAATCGGCTATCGCGGCCCCGAGCCGGTCGGCGGGCGGGCGATCGACGCCTATTTCGAGCTCCACATCGAGCAGGGACCCGCCCTCGACCGCGCGGGCGTGCCGGTCGGCATCGTGACCGGCGGCTTCCCGAGCTGCGGCATGCGCATCGCGGTCGAGGGCGAGACCGCCCATACGGGCCCGACCCCGATGGCGGAGCGCCACAACGCGCTCGTCGGCGCCGCCATGGTGGCGGTGGCGGTGAACGAGATCGGCTGGGCCCACGCGGAGGCCGACGCCAAGGCCACCGCCGCCCGCCTCGACCTCGTCCCGAACCTGCCCGGCACCCTCTCGGAATATGCCGAATTGTTCATCGACATGCGCGCCCCCGAGGTGGAGCGGCTGGAGACCATGAAGGCGGCCCTGCGGGCGGCCCTGCCGGACTGCGCCGAACGCTCGCGCACGGCGATCCGGATCGCCGAGGAATGGGGTTTCGGGGTGTTCCAGTTCGACGACGGGCTGATCGCGCTCCTGCGCGAGACCGCCGCACGGCTCGCCGTCCCGACCATGGACCTGCGCTCGCAGGCCGGGCACGACGCCTACCACGTCGCCCGGGTCGCGCCGGCCTGCATGATCTTCACCCCCTGCAAGGGCGGCATCACCCACAACGAGGCCGAGGCGATCGACCTCGCCGAGACGCTGCCCGGCGTGAACCTGCTGCTCCACGCCGCGCTCGCCCGCGCCAACCGCTGA
- a CDS encoding LysE family translocator — protein MTEWLAVIVITTLAVISPGPDFAMVSRNSLVLSRRAGLLTALGIDLGVAVHVAYTLLGLGLVIRQSMILFSALKLAGAAYLVWLGLRMLAARPRARAPEAGAAPSAAAALRTGFLTNALNPKTSVFVVSLFMQVVRPETPPGVQLAYGAFLMAAHALWFALVALLFSQPGLRRILLAAGGWIDRAFGAVLIGFGAALAAASLER, from the coding sequence GTGACCGAATGGCTCGCCGTCATCGTCATCACCACCCTCGCGGTGATCAGCCCGGGACCGGATTTCGCGATGGTCTCGCGCAACAGCCTCGTGCTCTCCCGGCGCGCCGGCCTGTTGACGGCCCTCGGCATCGACCTCGGGGTCGCGGTCCACGTCGCCTACACGCTGCTCGGCCTCGGTCTCGTCATCCGCCAGTCGATGATCCTGTTCTCGGCGCTGAAGCTCGCCGGCGCCGCCTACCTGGTGTGGCTCGGCCTGCGGATGCTGGCGGCGCGACCGCGCGCCCGGGCGCCGGAGGCGGGCGCCGCCCCGTCGGCGGCGGCGGCCCTGCGGACCGGCTTCCTCACCAACGCCCTCAATCCCAAGACCTCGGTCTTCGTCGTCAGCCTGTTCATGCAGGTGGTCCGGCCGGAGACGCCGCCCGGCGTTCAGCTCGCCTACGGCGCCTTTCTGATGGCGGCGCACGCGCTCTGGTTCGCGCTGGTGGCACTGCTCTTCTCGCAGCCGGGCCTGCGCCGGATCCTCCTCGCCGCCGGTGGCTGGATCGACCGCGCGTTCGGGGCGGTCCTCATCGGGTTCGGCGCGGCACTGGCCGCCGCCTCCCTGGAGCGGTAG
- a CDS encoding hybrid sensor histidine kinase/response regulator, whose amino-acid sequence MRRATPLATRLGRAVIGAVLVALAVSTALGVWREATRYVADKRDSLHGIASVFASATARAAAEMDAAGAHATLRAIADEKGVVYAALSLPGGATLAEQGTGLRLARDLDLDREQGVSPFDLLWTRTVRLSVPVRENTVVVGRVTLIAETADLVERLYEVLANAAMTAGLAVLVGLAVAWRLQAALTRPLATLSHAMTTVRENHDYAHRVTVVAEDEVGALARTFNGLLDAVDERDRRLAAHRARLEQEVSDRTADLSEAKEAAEAANAAKSSFLATMSHEIRTPMNGMLVMAELLASGDLPARQRRYAEVIARSGQNLLAIINDILDFAKVEAGKLDLERIPVDPAEVADTVVTLFGERARGKGLDLAALVAPDVPRAIAGDPVRLGQVLGNFVNNALKFTEAGHVLIRLEMREGGARLRLSVTDTGIGIPAEALGSLFTAFSQADQSTTRRFGGTGLGLSIAERLAAAMGGRVGVESRVGEGSTFFAEIPVEVLEPARPVRRDPAVLPRVMVAARGDATRAALLSGLSAAGFVPADEGPAHAILDAAELAARGRPPGAGRVLALAPMGDARGAEVLAAGLADEVLRWPLAQAEWRQALADLARGTALAAAAERREAAAASPARFPRARVLVADDSPVNREVAVEALARCGVTQVVTVENGREAVEAAAGGGFDLVLMDGSMPILDGFDAARAIRAREAATGGTRLPIVALTAHVIGEGAEAWREAGMDGMLAKPFTLADLARLLGSLLREDGPPAAAPEPASAGAPGDGAAPQALLDPGTLAGLDEMAQASGPAFIARLLGLFREHAPKGLAALREAADAPAAARAAHGLKSMSLNVGASALAARLAEIERAARGEDRMPEAAMLDGLDPLLAGTLAALDGHFRALPRAA is encoded by the coding sequence ATGAGGCGCGCCACGCCCCTGGCGACCCGCCTCGGCCGGGCGGTGATCGGCGCCGTGCTGGTCGCCCTGGCGGTGAGCACCGCGCTCGGCGTCTGGCGCGAGGCGACGCGCTACGTCGCCGACAAGCGCGACTCGCTGCACGGCATCGCCAGCGTCTTCGCGAGCGCCACCGCGCGCGCCGCCGCCGAGATGGATGCGGCGGGGGCCCACGCCACCCTGCGGGCCATCGCGGACGAGAAGGGCGTCGTCTACGCGGCGCTCTCGCTGCCGGGCGGCGCCACCCTGGCCGAGCAGGGAACGGGCCTGCGCCTCGCGCGCGACCTCGACCTCGACCGCGAGCAGGGCGTCTCGCCCTTCGACCTCCTGTGGACGCGCACCGTCCGCCTGAGCGTGCCGGTGCGGGAGAACACCGTGGTGGTCGGGCGCGTCACCCTGATCGCCGAGACGGCCGACCTGGTCGAGCGCCTCTACGAGGTGCTCGCCAACGCCGCCATGACGGCGGGCCTCGCGGTCCTGGTCGGGCTCGCGGTGGCGTGGCGCCTGCAGGCGGCCCTGACCCGGCCCCTCGCCACCCTCTCCCACGCCATGACGACCGTGCGCGAGAACCACGACTACGCCCACCGCGTCACCGTGGTGGCGGAGGACGAGGTCGGCGCCCTCGCGCGGACCTTCAACGGCCTCCTCGACGCGGTCGACGAGCGCGACCGCCGGCTCGCCGCCCACCGCGCCCGCCTGGAGCAGGAGGTGAGCGACCGCACCGCCGACCTGAGCGAGGCCAAGGAGGCGGCCGAGGCCGCCAACGCGGCGAAATCCAGCTTCCTCGCCACAATGAGCCACGAGATCCGCACGCCCATGAACGGCATGCTGGTCATGGCCGAACTCCTCGCCTCGGGCGACCTGCCGGCGCGCCAGCGCCGCTACGCCGAGGTGATCGCCCGCTCGGGGCAGAACCTGCTCGCCATCATCAACGACATCCTCGACTTCGCGAAGGTCGAGGCGGGCAAGCTCGACCTCGAGCGGATCCCGGTCGACCCGGCCGAGGTGGCCGACACGGTGGTGACCCTGTTCGGCGAGCGGGCGCGGGGCAAGGGGCTCGACCTCGCGGCGCTGGTCGCCCCCGACGTGCCGCGGGCGATCGCCGGCGACCCTGTCCGGCTCGGCCAGGTGCTCGGCAACTTCGTCAACAACGCGCTGAAATTCACGGAGGCGGGCCACGTCCTCATCCGCCTGGAGATGCGGGAGGGCGGTGCCCGCCTGCGCCTCTCGGTGACCGATACGGGGATCGGCATCCCGGCCGAGGCGCTCGGCTCCCTGTTCACCGCCTTCTCCCAGGCCGACCAATCGACCACCCGCCGCTTCGGCGGCACCGGCCTCGGCCTCTCCATCGCCGAGCGGCTGGCCGCCGCGATGGGCGGGCGGGTCGGCGTCGAGAGCCGGGTCGGCGAGGGCTCGACCTTCTTCGCCGAGATCCCGGTCGAGGTGCTGGAGCCGGCCCGGCCGGTCCGGCGCGATCCCGCGGTGCTGCCGCGGGTGATGGTCGCGGCGCGGGGGGACGCCACCCGGGCGGCGCTGCTCTCGGGCCTCTCGGCGGCGGGCTTCGTCCCGGCGGACGAAGGGCCGGCCCACGCGATCCTGGACGCGGCCGAGCTCGCGGCGCGGGGACGCCCGCCGGGCGCCGGGCGGGTGCTGGCGCTCGCCCCGATGGGCGATGCGCGCGGCGCCGAGGTGCTGGCCGCCGGCCTCGCCGACGAGGTGCTGCGCTGGCCCCTGGCGCAGGCCGAGTGGCGCCAAGCCCTCGCGGACCTGGCGCGGGGCACGGCCCTCGCGGCCGCGGCGGAGCGCCGCGAGGCGGCGGCCGCGTCCCCCGCCCGCTTCCCGCGGGCGCGGGTGCTGGTGGCGGATGACAGCCCCGTCAACCGGGAGGTCGCGGTCGAGGCCCTCGCCCGCTGCGGCGTGACGCAGGTCGTGACCGTGGAGAACGGGCGGGAGGCGGTGGAGGCGGCGGCCGGCGGCGGCTTCGACCTCGTCCTGATGGACGGCAGCATGCCGATCCTCGACGGGTTCGACGCGGCGCGGGCGATCCGCGCCCGCGAGGCCGCGACCGGCGGGACGCGGCTGCCGATCGTGGCGCTCACCGCGCACGTGATCGGCGAGGGCGCCGAGGCGTGGCGGGAGGCGGGCATGGACGGCATGCTCGCCAAGCCCTTCACGCTCGCGGATCTCGCGCGCCTTCTCGGCAGCCTGCTCCGGGAGGACGGCCCGCCCGCCGCGGCGCCGGAGCCGGCATCGGCCGGGGCGCCGGGCGATGGCGCCGCTCCCCAGGCCCTGCTCGATCCCGGCACGCTGGCGGGGCTCGACGAGATGGCGCAGGCGAGCGGCCCGGCCTTCATCGCCCGGCTGCTCGGCCTGTTCCGCGAGCACGCCCCGAAGGGCCTCGCCGCCCTGCGCGAGGCCGCGGACGCTCCCGCGGCCGCCCGGGCCGCGCACGGCCTCAAATCAATGAGCCTCAATGTCGGCGCCTCCGCCCTCGCTGCGCGCCTCGCCGAGATCGAGCGGGCGGCCCGGGGGGAGGATCGGATGCCGGAGGCCGCGATGCTCGACGGCCTCGACCCGCTCCTCGCCGGCACGCTCGCGGCGCTCGACGGGCATTTCCGCGCGCTGCCGCGAGCGGCGTAG
- a CDS encoding LysR family transcriptional regulator, with amino-acid sequence MPARLPPLGALRCFEAAARLESFTRAADELHLTHGAVSRAVRAIEEDLGLPLFERRSRRVRLNAAGAILHRAVAEAFATIRSATRALRAEARQSPLVLSCEPTLLMRWLIPRLPALQEAHPDLALHLVSGGGTPRFEDGLDLALRRNDHPPAPGAHAAILFAERVGPVCAAARAGDFVAETGEGPAFRPGTPRLHSRTRPAAWADWAARSGRPAPDGPEHRFEHFSLSLQAAAAGIGVAIGPWRLVCDDVAGGLLAAPFGFVADGTDYRLLAPRPIAAGSAQARLAAWLRDC; translated from the coding sequence GTGCCGGCCCGGCTGCCGCCGCTCGGCGCCCTGCGCTGCTTCGAGGCGGCGGCCCGCCTGGAGAGCTTCACCCGGGCGGCCGACGAACTGCACCTCACCCACGGCGCCGTCAGCCGGGCGGTGCGGGCGATCGAGGAGGATCTCGGCCTGCCTCTGTTCGAGCGGCGCAGCCGGCGGGTCCGCCTGAACGCGGCCGGCGCGATCCTGCACCGGGCGGTGGCCGAGGCGTTCGCGACGATCCGGTCGGCGACGCGCGCCCTGCGGGCCGAGGCCCGGCAATCGCCGCTGGTCCTGTCCTGCGAGCCGACCCTGCTGATGCGCTGGCTGATCCCCCGGCTGCCGGCCCTGCAGGAGGCCCATCCCGACCTCGCGCTCCACCTCGTCTCCGGCGGCGGCACGCCCCGCTTCGAGGACGGGCTCGACCTCGCGCTCCGCCGCAACGACCATCCGCCGGCACCGGGCGCCCACGCGGCGATCCTGTTCGCCGAGAGGGTGGGCCCGGTCTGCGCCGCCGCCCGGGCCGGCGACTTCGTGGCGGAGACGGGCGAGGGACCGGCCTTCCGGCCCGGGACGCCGCGGCTGCACAGCCGCACCCGGCCCGCGGCCTGGGCCGACTGGGCCGCGCGGAGCGGGCGCCCGGCACCGGACGGGCCGGAGCACCGGTTCGAGCACTTCTCCCTCAGCCTGCAGGCCGCCGCCGCCGGGATCGGGGTGGCGATCGGACCCTGGCGGCTCGTCTGCGACGACGTGGCGGGCGGCCTCCTGGCGGCGCCCTTCGGCTTCGTCGCGGACGGCACGGATTACCGCCTGCTGGCGCCCCGCCCGATCGCGGCGGGCTCGGCGCAGGCGCGGCTCGCCGCGTGGCTGCGCGATTGCTGA
- a CDS encoding nuclear transport factor 2 family protein produces MTSEEGTALIRAMFEAFCDLDRPVEEIAAYFAPGYVQRVDGREFGREGFLDHLRALRTTLRRLDFVIEQIVCDGASAASVHVAHALKRTGEAVRVKVIAFYKLEHGQISLVDELTRLVHGDASDRDLAFVRHA; encoded by the coding sequence ATGACATCCGAGGAAGGGACGGCGCTGATCCGCGCGATGTTCGAGGCCTTCTGCGATCTCGACCGGCCCGTCGAGGAGATCGCCGCCTACTTCGCGCCCGGCTACGTGCAGCGGGTGGATGGCAGGGAGTTCGGCCGGGAAGGCTTCCTCGATCACCTCCGGGCACTGCGCACGACGCTGCGGAGGCTTGACTTCGTCATCGAGCAGATCGTGTGCGACGGCGCCTCGGCCGCATCCGTGCATGTCGCCCACGCGCTGAAGCGGACCGGGGAGGCGGTGCGGGTGAAGGTCATCGCCTTCTACAAGCTGGAGCACGGGCAGATCAGCCTCGTCGACGAACTCACGCGGCTCGTCCACGGGGATGCGAGCGACCGGGACCTCGCCTTCGTGCGGCATGCGTGA
- a CDS encoding MBL fold metallo-hydrolase: protein MSMTRRTLLAAGPAAVGSAAGLGGGPAAAAPAAPPPALYRYAVGEAAVTALHEGMVARPIDASFVRNAPFEAVQGALERAFLPRDALPITFTPLLLDLGGRRVLIDTGFADNGPASTGGVLRALDALGLQPGQIDAVVISHFHPDHILGLRRKDGSLTYPNAQVLVPEPEAAFWMDDGRRANPPEALKPTLGAVQRAFEPKDIRVERYAWGKEVLPGLTALDARGHTPGHTAFALHSGEARLLVMSDVTNHPALFVRNPDWSAIFDMDADQARATRHRMLQMAASERLAVAFYHAPFPAAGHIAKAGEGYELVPLQWGVGPA from the coding sequence ATGTCGATGACCCGTCGCACGCTCCTCGCCGCCGGGCCCGCGGCGGTCGGCAGCGCCGCCGGCCTCGGCGGCGGGCCGGCCGCCGCCGCCCCCGCCGCGCCGCCGCCCGCCCTCTACCGCTACGCGGTCGGCGAGGCCGCCGTGACCGCCCTGCACGAGGGCATGGTCGCGCGCCCGATCGACGCGTCCTTCGTGCGCAACGCCCCCTTCGAGGCGGTGCAGGGCGCGCTGGAGCGCGCCTTCCTGCCCAGGGACGCGCTGCCGATCACCTTCACGCCCCTGCTCCTCGATCTCGGCGGGCGGCGGGTGCTGATCGACACCGGTTTCGCCGATAACGGCCCGGCCTCCACCGGCGGGGTCCTGCGCGCCCTCGACGCGCTCGGCCTGCAGCCCGGCCAGATCGACGCGGTGGTGATCAGCCACTTCCACCCCGACCACATCCTCGGGCTGCGCCGCAAGGACGGCAGCCTCACCTACCCGAACGCGCAGGTGCTGGTGCCCGAGCCCGAGGCGGCCTTCTGGATGGACGACGGCCGCCGGGCGAACCCGCCGGAGGCCCTGAAGCCGACCCTCGGCGCCGTGCAGCGGGCCTTCGAGCCCAAGGACATCCGGGTCGAGCGCTACGCCTGGGGCAAGGAGGTGCTGCCCGGCCTCACCGCCCTCGACGCGCGCGGCCACACGCCGGGCCACACCGCCTTCGCGCTGCATTCGGGCGAGGCGAGGCTCCTGGTGATGTCGGACGTCACCAACCACCCGGCCCTGTTCGTGCGCAACCCCGACTGGTCGGCAATCTTCGACATGGATGCCGACCAGGCCCGCGCCACCCGCCACAGGATGCTGCAGATGGCGGCCTCCGAGCGGCTGGCGGTGGCCTTCTACCACGCCCCGTTCCCGGCCGCGGGCCACATCGCGAAGGCGGGCGAGGGCTACGAGCTCGTCCCGCTGCAATGGGGCGTGGGCCCGGCCTGA
- the cutA gene encoding divalent-cation tolerance protein CutA — protein sequence MERPLLVYTTFPDEETALAVGETLVREKLAACVNVLPGMRSVYAWKGAVERGQEVVALVKSREGLAEALSAALKARHPYETPIILHLTPSGAEAGTLAWLLAETGA from the coding sequence ATGGAGCGCCCGCTGCTCGTCTACACGACCTTTCCGGACGAGGAGACCGCCCTGGCCGTGGGCGAGACCCTCGTGCGCGAGAAGCTCGCCGCCTGCGTCAACGTCCTGCCCGGGATGCGCTCGGTCTATGCCTGGAAGGGCGCGGTCGAGCGCGGGCAGGAGGTGGTGGCGCTCGTGAAGAGCCGCGAGGGGCTGGCCGAGGCCCTGAGCGCGGCGCTCAAGGCCCGCCACCCCTACGAGACGCCGATCATCCTGCACCTCACCCCGTCGGGCGCCGAGGCCGGGACCCTGGCCTGGCTCCTCGCCGAGACGGGCGCCTGA
- a CDS encoding NAD kinase has protein sequence MARRFNRMAFIASPTADAREAAALLMQRYDHVPPEEADVVVGLGGDGLMLQALHRFMGSGKPIYGMNRGTVGFLMNEFHLDDLPDRLEQTQRSVVHPLLMVATDVLGLTHTARAVNEVYMLRQTHQTAKLKISIDGQVRLPELIADGVLAATPVGSTAYNFSVGGPILPISAQLIALTPISAFRPRRQGSVLLPNHARIRIEVKDPEYRPVAAVADHTEFRRVARVETQLDRSTDLVMLHDPGHSMDERILREQFG, from the coding sequence ATGGCGCGTCGCTTCAACCGGATGGCCTTCATCGCCAGCCCGACGGCCGATGCCCGCGAGGCCGCCGCGCTCCTGATGCAGCGCTACGACCACGTGCCGCCCGAGGAGGCGGACGTGGTGGTGGGCCTGGGCGGCGACGGCCTGATGCTGCAGGCCCTGCACCGCTTCATGGGCAGCGGCAAGCCGATCTACGGCATGAACCGCGGCACGGTCGGCTTCCTGATGAACGAGTTCCACCTCGACGACCTGCCCGACCGGCTGGAGCAGACGCAGCGCAGCGTGGTCCACCCGCTCCTGATGGTGGCGACCGACGTGCTCGGCCTCACCCACACGGCGCGGGCGGTCAACGAGGTCTACATGCTGCGCCAGACCCACCAGACCGCGAAGCTCAAGATCTCCATCGACGGGCAGGTGCGCCTGCCCGAGCTGATCGCCGACGGGGTGCTGGCGGCGACGCCGGTCGGCTCGACGGCGTACAACTTCTCGGTCGGGGGCCCGATCCTGCCGATCTCGGCCCAGCTGATCGCGCTCACCCCGATCTCGGCCTTCCGGCCGCGGCGCCAGGGCAGCGTGCTCCTGCCGAACCACGCCCGCATCCGCATCGAGGTGAAGGACCCGGAATACCGCCCGGTCGCGGCGGTGGCCGACCACACCGAGTTCCGCCGCGTCGCCCGGGTCGAGACCCAGCTCGACCGCTCGACCGACCTCGTCATGCTGCACGATCCCGGCCACAGCATGGACGAGCGCATCCTGCGCGAGCAGTTCGGCTGA